One stretch of Brevinematales bacterium DNA includes these proteins:
- a CDS encoding D-alanine--D-alanine ligase, which yields MPNDGLDISRYTNKTIGVLMGGMSSEREISLRSGANVLRALQSLGLRAVQIDVGRDIASRLVSEKIDIAFIALHGTYGEDGCIQGLLEILGIPYTGSGVAASAIAMDKMLTKKIWSMSGVPVPGSVEIDAAHPDTSIRAVGEKLGYPVVLKPISEGSSVGVELVKSQDDLRAHIAEYSRKYRYSFAEQYISGKELTVGILDDGVSVTALPILELRPKNEFYDFEAKYTKGMTDFVIPAEIPAEATKNIQDTTKRAFSELGLKGFARIDVMLEPGGDFYYLEANSLPGLTDTSDIPAMAREVGMDMPQLAKKILDCVDIK from the coding sequence ATGCCGAATGACGGCTTAGATATTTCCCGTTATACCAATAAAACCATCGGCGTGCTGATGGGGGGTATGTCGTCCGAACGCGAGATCAGTCTGCGTTCCGGCGCTAACGTCCTCCGCGCGCTCCAGTCTCTCGGACTTCGCGCCGTACAAATCGATGTCGGACGTGATATCGCTTCCCGTCTCGTTTCCGAAAAAATCGATATTGCATTTATCGCCCTCCACGGTACTTACGGTGAGGACGGCTGTATACAGGGCCTGCTTGAAATTCTGGGGATTCCCTACACCGGGTCGGGTGTCGCCGCGAGTGCGATCGCGATGGATAAGATGCTGACCAAGAAAATTTGGTCGATGTCGGGGGTTCCGGTTCCCGGGTCGGTGGAAATCGATGCCGCGCATCCCGATACCAGTATCCGCGCCGTAGGCGAGAAGCTCGGCTATCCGGTCGTGCTGAAGCCTATCAGCGAGGGCTCCAGCGTCGGGGTCGAACTCGTGAAATCCCAGGACGACCTGCGCGCGCATATCGCGGAGTATTCCCGAAAATACCGCTACTCCTTCGCGGAGCAGTATATTTCCGGGAAGGAACTGACGGTGGGGATTCTGGATGACGGGGTCTCGGTGACCGCGCTCCCGATACTCGAGCTCCGTCCAAAGAACGAATTTTACGACTTCGAGGCGAAATATACCAAGGGGATGACCGATTTTGTCATTCCCGCGGAAATACCCGCCGAGGCGACGAAAAACATACAGGATACCACCAAGCGCGCATTCAGCGAGCTCGGGCTGAAGGGGTTTGCGCGGATAGACGTGATGCTCGAACCGGGCGGGGATTTTTATTACCTCGAGGCCAACTCGTTACCGGGTCTCACCGATACGAGCGACATACCCGCGATGGCCCGCGAGGTGGGGATGGATATGCCGCAGCTCGCGAAGAAGATTCTCGACTGCGTGGATATTAAATGA